A DNA window from Gemmatimonadaceae bacterium contains the following coding sequences:
- a CDS encoding L-threonylcarbamoyladenylate synthase — translation MTAAPLVVPFWSPDEIEAALPGTIAHLNARQVLAYPTETVYGFGGAVDRESVANLIALKGRPPNKPFLLIVASSEMITRLGLHLTSYASQLTARFWPGPLTLVLPGGEKRVPEQLRGPEGGIAVRWTPHAGLARLVRAYGEPITSTSANRPGVPPATNAHEIVDQWGEAVTNGTLRVLDGGQLVESAPSTVVDCTGRRPRVIRPGAISVAKLRECVPDVVGDN, via the coding sequence GCGGCGCTGCCGGGCACGATAGCGCATCTCAACGCGAGACAAGTTCTCGCGTACCCCACCGAGACTGTGTACGGTTTCGGCGGAGCGGTGGACCGGGAGTCGGTCGCCAACCTGATCGCGCTGAAGGGGCGGCCGCCGAACAAGCCGTTTCTCCTGATCGTCGCTTCGAGCGAGATGATCACGCGGCTTGGCCTTCATCTGACGAGCTACGCCTCGCAGCTGACTGCGCGGTTCTGGCCCGGACCGCTCACGCTCGTCCTGCCTGGTGGCGAGAAGCGCGTCCCCGAGCAACTGCGCGGCCCCGAGGGGGGCATCGCCGTTCGGTGGACACCGCACGCCGGACTCGCCAGACTCGTGCGCGCGTATGGCGAGCCGATAACTTCGACGAGCGCCAATCGTCCCGGTGTGCCGCCGGCGACCAACGCGCATGAAATCGTGGATCAGTGGGGCGAAGCAGTGACGAACGGAACGCTGCGCGTGCTCGACGGAGGCCAGCTTGTCGAGTCCGCCCCATCTACGGTCGTGGACTGTACCGGGCGGCGCCCGCGGGTAATCAGACCGGGGGCGATTTCGGTGGCGAAGCTTCGCGAATGCGTACCCGACGTCGTCGGAGACAACTGA
- a CDS encoding low molecular weight protein arginine phosphatase, which produces MRILFVCSGNTCRSPLAEAIATRMFADARRSDIQVASAGTQAWDGSPASDGSLLVGMERNLDLSGHRSRLLTKEIVKENDLILAMAPSHLERVKELDQAANSHLLVGFASGDATGQSVQDPFGGDLSAYRETADELERELWKLLERIPAP; this is translated from the coding sequence ATGCGCATCCTTTTCGTTTGCAGCGGCAACACGTGCAGAAGCCCTCTTGCGGAAGCGATCGCCACGCGGATGTTCGCCGACGCTAGACGGAGCGACATACAGGTCGCGAGCGCAGGCACGCAGGCATGGGACGGCTCGCCGGCCAGCGATGGGTCGCTGCTGGTCGGAATGGAGCGGAATCTCGATCTTTCCGGCCATCGGTCCCGCCTCCTCACGAAGGAGATCGTGAAGGAAAACGACTTGATCCTCGCCATGGCCCCATCACACCTGGAGCGCGTGAAGGAGCTCGACCAGGCAGCGAATTCCCACCTTCTCGTGGGCTTCGCGTCGGGAGACGCGACTGGCCAGTCAGTGCAGGATCCGTTTGGCGGCGATCTCTCGGCGTATCGCGAAACGGCCGACGAGCTGGAGCGCGAGCTCTGGAAACTTCTGGAGCGGATTCCGGCGCCATGA
- a CDS encoding shikimate dehydrogenase, giving the protein MIARERLVLIGHPVSHSLSPVMQNAALKAMGLPLRYEALDVPPEQLVIVLAELSRCSCAGNITAPHKKSAMQAIAGCSELARRAGAVNTFWSDGGGTLEGDNTDVAGFDAAVIELLGGMPDGARVAVLGAGGAAGAVLTAVDAWPGATATVHARDLARAMAMRMRHSAVVRACSMRDPCLAEADLVVNATPIGMGTDEMPEDLERLAPHAVVFDLVYGPRETAWVRAARAMGHTASDGLRMLLHQGVASFERWFATPPDAEVMWKALLEATGRG; this is encoded by the coding sequence ATGATTGCGCGTGAGCGGCTGGTGCTCATCGGACACCCGGTATCGCACTCGCTCTCGCCCGTGATGCAAAACGCCGCGCTCAAGGCGATGGGTCTCCCGCTGCGCTACGAAGCACTCGATGTCCCGCCAGAGCAGCTCGTAATTGTGCTCGCAGAGCTATCGCGGTGCAGCTGTGCGGGTAACATCACCGCTCCCCACAAGAAATCGGCGATGCAGGCGATTGCCGGCTGCTCGGAGCTCGCCCGCCGTGCGGGCGCGGTCAACACTTTCTGGAGTGACGGCGGAGGAACGCTGGAGGGAGACAACACCGATGTCGCGGGATTCGACGCAGCCGTGATCGAGCTTCTCGGCGGAATGCCCGATGGTGCGCGTGTCGCGGTGCTTGGCGCCGGGGGGGCCGCCGGCGCCGTGCTGACCGCGGTTGATGCGTGGCCCGGTGCGACGGCCACGGTGCATGCCCGCGACCTCGCGCGGGCGATGGCGATGCGCATGCGGCATTCCGCGGTCGTCCGGGCGTGTTCGATGAGGGACCCGTGCCTGGCGGAGGCCGATCTTGTGGTGAATGCGACACCGATCGGAATGGGGACGGACGAAATGCCGGAAGATCTCGAACGCCTCGCACCACACGCGGTCGTCTTCGATCTCGTGTACGGCCCGCGCGAAACCGCATGGGTCCGCGCTGCGCGAGCCATGGGCCACACTGCGTCGGACGGGCTGCGAATGCTTCTCCACCAGGGTGTCGCGTCGTTCGAGCGCTGGTTTGCCACACCACCCGATGCAGAGGTGATGTGGAAGGCGCTCCTGGAGGCGACCGGCCGCGGCTGA
- a CDS encoding ComF family protein codes for MEGAPGGDRPRLTAARAHGLIRAAAAAAAELLLPICCVVCNRLLSAGEEGIICGHCWSLARELPHPRCQRCGHPVDTHRCRWCPLLPPFVRAARSFCWIGAGSGRDIVHALKYDGWTRAAEAIARRMARVSWPLDVVEERAAIVPVPLAESRLRERGFNQSALIAARLAELWEIPVWSDCLTRATALRRQTELTPGERLSNVAGAFAVPQSALESLRGAHIVLLDDVVTTGATLRACASALFASGARTISYMTFGRAPASGDRLNR; via the coding sequence GTGGAAGGCGCTCCTGGAGGCGACCGGCCGCGGCTGACCGCCGCACGGGCTCACGGCCTCATTCGCGCCGCGGCTGCAGCCGCCGCGGAGCTTCTGCTTCCCATCTGCTGCGTCGTGTGCAACCGCCTCCTGTCGGCGGGTGAAGAAGGAATCATCTGCGGTCATTGCTGGTCGCTCGCGCGAGAGCTGCCGCATCCCCGTTGCCAGCGTTGCGGACATCCTGTGGACACCCATCGCTGCCGCTGGTGCCCACTGCTGCCCCCCTTCGTGCGCGCGGCGCGATCATTCTGCTGGATCGGCGCCGGGAGCGGCCGCGATATCGTCCACGCCCTCAAGTACGATGGCTGGACGCGCGCAGCCGAGGCAATCGCCCGCCGCATGGCCCGCGTGTCGTGGCCTCTCGACGTCGTGGAGGAGCGCGCCGCAATCGTTCCCGTTCCGCTGGCAGAATCGCGACTCCGCGAGCGCGGCTTCAACCAGAGCGCCCTCATCGCCGCGCGGCTCGCCGAATTGTGGGAAATCCCGGTGTGGAGCGATTGTCTCACCAGAGCAACCGCGCTGCGGCGGCAGACGGAGTTGACTCCGGGGGAACGACTGAGCAATGTTGCCGGAGCATTCGCCGTCCCTCAATCGGCGCTCGAGTCACTTCGCGGCGCGCACATCGTGCTTCTCGACGACGTGGTTACGACAGGGGCGACGCTTCGCGCCTGCGCCAGCGCGCTCTTTGCATCCGGTGCCAGGACCATCAGCTACATGACATTCGGCCGCGCGCCCGCGTCGGGCGACCGGCTCAATCGATAG